The following coding sequences are from one bacterium window:
- the uppP gene encoding undecaprenyl-diphosphatase UppP: protein MMLLQAAILGIIQGLTEFLPISSSGHLILARHFFGWDQTWPLNNPQIDLSLDLALHLGTALAVLFYFREDLWRIFSSLGSKDTNRRQDRCLAIGIILGSIPAAVIGKLLESQVEVILRSHLVLIGVFLIVFGILLWGFDRFRRKTMGIEDVTIGNAFWIGVAQTLALMPGVSRSGITMTAGMAFGLKREAAARFSFLLMTPIVVGAALAKLLDLRHVPSDTLHQVLPGLAIGFVTSTIVGVLCIAFLLKYLRSNSVLPFTIYRILLGTAVIAALVTQM, encoded by the coding sequence ATGATGTTATTACAGGCAGCCATCCTTGGCATTATTCAGGGATTGACCGAATTTCTTCCGATTTCAAGTTCAGGTCATTTGATTTTAGCCCGCCACTTTTTTGGGTGGGACCAAACTTGGCCGCTCAACAATCCCCAGATTGATTTATCATTGGACTTGGCGCTCCACCTTGGAACTGCATTAGCCGTGCTTTTCTACTTCCGAGAAGACCTGTGGCGGATATTCAGTTCCCTTGGTTCAAAAGACACCAATCGGCGCCAAGATCGCTGCCTGGCAATCGGAATTATCCTCGGAAGCATTCCCGCAGCGGTTATTGGGAAGCTATTAGAATCTCAAGTTGAGGTAATTCTACGCTCGCATTTAGTACTAATCGGTGTATTCCTCATTGTCTTTGGTATTCTATTATGGGGTTTCGATCGCTTCCGACGCAAAACCATGGGTATAGAGGATGTTACAATCGGAAACGCCTTTTGGATAGGGGTTGCACAGACTTTGGCGCTAATGCCGGGAGTATCACGTTCAGGAATTACGATGACGGCAGGAATGGCATTTGGCCTTAAGCGTGAAGCGGCAGCTCGATTTTCATTTCTATTAATGACCCCGATTGTAGTCGGAGCCGCACTTGCGAAGCTGCTAGACCTCCGGCATGTTCCCTCTGATACACTTCATCAAGTCCTTCCAGGCCTCGCTATTGGTTTCGTCACATCAACAATTGTCGGCGTACTCTGCATCGCTTTTCTTCTCAAATATCTCCGTTCGAACTCCGTTCTTCCCTTCACTATCTATCGCATCCTACTAGGAACGGCAGTAATTGCAGCTCTTGTTACTCAGATGTGA
- a CDS encoding AI-2E family transporter, protein MNNIKTSWFSPLWNVLWRIAVLMLFAWIGWRVRNLIVLTLFAGAFAYAMSFLVDGILAIWRRVIPALGLTHLPLIGKFRLSFYGRRIWAVLISYALLGFITYWAISEFIGPIGVELKSLNSNLPKYQHQFEHWKAVSWTDWYTKAFSPEWRKSIDDYMMNGQFANLTRSVASPMGGWIQNSYKLVGTFVEAILVPILAFYFLIDSRRLKHDLCAMVPRNKFRLVARIIYDTNHIMRQYVISQAFLCILAGVITWAILSVLGQLTTDAPGGGVGKYAVMLGIYAGLTRAIPILGPLIGGIPVVLLAALSAGSVQVGLVVAILFTAMHFAESKFLMPAIVGERIGLHAVWVIISLLIGAEFFGLIGMIFAAPVTAIARNVWRYYYLPRVPKPIERSHEIKPAVGGE, encoded by the coding sequence TTGAATAACATAAAAACTAGTTGGTTTTCACCACTATGGAACGTGCTCTGGCGCATCGCTGTCCTTATGCTTTTTGCTTGGATAGGTTGGCGTGTGCGAAACCTAATAGTTCTGACCCTTTTTGCGGGAGCCTTCGCCTATGCGATGTCATTCCTGGTTGATGGGATACTTGCGATTTGGCGACGGGTTATCCCTGCTTTGGGACTTACTCACCTGCCTTTAATTGGTAAGTTCCGTTTATCTTTCTATGGACGGCGAATTTGGGCTGTGCTCATCTCCTATGCTTTACTTGGCTTTATTACCTATTGGGCGATATCCGAGTTCATCGGCCCCATCGGAGTCGAGCTTAAGTCTCTGAACAGCAATCTACCGAAATATCAGCATCAATTCGAGCATTGGAAAGCTGTTTCATGGACAGATTGGTACACGAAAGCTTTCTCTCCTGAATGGCGCAAGTCAATTGATGATTACATGATGAACGGGCAATTTGCAAATTTGACACGTTCAGTCGCAAGTCCAATGGGCGGCTGGATTCAGAATTCTTATAAACTCGTGGGCACCTTCGTTGAAGCGATATTAGTACCAATTCTTGCCTTCTACTTCTTAATCGATTCCAGGCGATTGAAGCACGACCTTTGCGCCATGGTTCCGCGCAATAAGTTCCGCTTGGTTGCTCGTATTATCTACGATACAAACCATATCATGCGGCAATACGTTATCTCTCAAGCATTCCTATGCATCCTTGCCGGTGTGATTACATGGGCAATTTTATCGGTGTTGGGACAGCTTACTACGGATGCGCCGGGTGGGGGTGTTGGAAAGTATGCTGTCATGCTTGGCATTTATGCAGGGCTAACACGCGCTATTCCAATTTTAGGGCCTTTAATTGGCGGTATTCCGGTAGTCCTGCTTGCGGCGCTTTCTGCCGGCAGTGTTCAAGTCGGTTTAGTAGTGGCGATTTTATTTACCGCCATGCATTTCGCCGAAAGTAAATTCCTTATGCCGGCCATCGTTGGGGAAAGAATTGGCCTTCATGCAGTGTGGGTGATTATTTCCCTTCTGATTGGAGCGGAGTTCTTTGGGCTTATCGGAATGATCTTTGCAGCTCCTGTCACCGCTATTGCAAGAAATGTCTGGCGATACTACTATCTACCACGCGTGCCAAAACCTATCGAGCGCAGTCACGAAATAAAACCGGCCGTAGGTGGGGAGTGA
- the wecB gene encoding UDP-N-acetylglucosamine 2-epimerase (non-hydrolyzing) produces the protein MTVFGTRPDAIKMAPVVLEFLRFPKLVKLKVVVTGQHREMLDQVLEVFGIVPDIDLNLMQHGQTLAQISSRSLNGLDKAIKEFEPDIVLAQGDTTTTFISSLAAFFHKIPFGHVEAGLRTDDKYDPFPEEMNRRLTGQITEFHFAPTALAKENLLREGVKPDRIWVTGNTGIDAMLHVAANTENVFQSDKRMILVTTHRRENWGEPIRDICLALSELLERFPDIEIIYSLHKNPAVRETILSVLEGKERIQLIEPPDYAPFAQLMRQSYLILTDSGGIQEEAPSLGKPVLVLRKTTERPEGITAGTSKLIGTATETVIREASELLLDSAAYSKMAKAANPYGDGQAAKRIRCALFEVFGISNESAFVETSN, from the coding sequence ATGACCGTTTTTGGCACGCGACCGGATGCGATTAAGATGGCGCCGGTTGTGTTAGAATTTTTGCGTTTTCCTAAGCTTGTTAAGTTAAAAGTGGTCGTGACCGGACAACATCGGGAAATGCTCGATCAGGTGCTGGAAGTGTTTGGAATCGTACCGGATATTGATCTGAATCTTATGCAGCACGGTCAAACCCTGGCTCAGATTAGTTCGCGATCACTCAATGGTCTGGATAAAGCCATTAAAGAATTCGAGCCTGATATCGTACTCGCTCAGGGTGATACAACAACCACTTTTATCAGCAGCTTGGCAGCATTCTTCCATAAAATCCCCTTCGGCCATGTGGAAGCAGGGTTGCGAACCGATGATAAATACGATCCGTTCCCCGAAGAAATGAATCGACGCCTAACGGGCCAAATCACTGAATTTCACTTTGCCCCCACTGCTTTAGCCAAAGAGAACTTACTTAGAGAAGGCGTCAAACCCGATAGAATTTGGGTCACCGGCAACACCGGCATCGATGCGATGCTTCATGTGGCGGCTAACACCGAAAATGTATTCCAATCCGACAAGCGTATGATCTTGGTAACAACCCATCGAAGAGAAAACTGGGGCGAGCCTATTCGGGATATTTGTTTAGCGTTGTCTGAGCTTCTCGAACGTTTTCCAGACATCGAAATTATCTATTCCCTACACAAAAACCCCGCTGTTCGTGAGACCATTCTCAGTGTTCTCGAAGGTAAAGAAAGAATACAGCTCATCGAGCCGCCTGATTATGCGCCTTTCGCTCAATTAATGCGCCAGTCATATTTAATACTAACTGATTCAGGCGGAATTCAAGAAGAAGCGCCCTCATTGGGAAAACCAGTTTTAGTTTTGCGAAAGACGACGGAAAGACCAGAAGGAATAACTGCCGGCACGTCGAAATTAATAGGGACTGCGACGGAAACGGTTATACGCGAGGCTTCAGAGCTTCTGTTAGATTCTGCCGCGTATTCCAAAATGGCGAAAGCCGCTAACCCTTATGGAGACGGTCAGGCAGCCAAGCGAATTCGCTGCGCGCTCTTCGAAGTGTTTGGTATTTCAAATGAATCTGCCTTTGTGGAGACCTCGAATTGA
- a CDS encoding MraY family glycosyltransferase, with product MRFPTIAFLIALLISYFLTPFVRKIAISSGVIDQPDARRVHKEPTPRWGGLAIYAGVLFALTIVNTFGYIWDKRFVWHEWSAGLMLIGGLIVLMGALDDKYQFSAITQMLFLLCMGVVVQLFGVQIQGISKPFAPSKPDYDAHTMWLALGGLTMPITAIWIFVVTKTMDTIDGLDGLAAGVGAIAAAAIALLALQARQPEVALLSAAGCGAAVGFLKHNYNPAKIFMGTGGSQFLGFLLAGLAIIGTYKTITVVVMAVSLLVFGLPLIDAFVVVLRRLRSGQPIYKADKRHLHHQLLDIGLNQRQAVLILYAVAIALGITAVLIFKFARAH from the coding sequence ATGAGATTTCCGACGATTGCATTCTTAATCGCTTTACTTATCTCCTACTTTCTGACGCCGTTTGTCCGCAAAATAGCTATCTCGTCGGGTGTGATAGATCAGCCCGATGCGCGGCGTGTCCATAAAGAACCTACCCCGCGTTGGGGAGGATTGGCGATTTATGCAGGGGTTCTCTTCGCACTCACCATCGTTAATACTTTCGGTTATATCTGGGATAAGCGTTTTGTATGGCATGAATGGTCAGCGGGGCTAATGTTGATCGGCGGGCTCATCGTGCTTATGGGCGCACTTGATGATAAATACCAATTCTCCGCCATTACCCAGATGCTTTTTCTCCTGTGTATGGGGGTTGTAGTCCAGCTCTTCGGTGTACAGATACAAGGCATCTCCAAGCCATTCGCTCCATCAAAACCGGATTATGATGCGCACACGATGTGGTTAGCGCTTGGGGGACTGACAATGCCCATCACAGCTATTTGGATATTTGTTGTCACCAAAACGATGGACACTATTGATGGGCTTGATGGACTTGCTGCTGGGGTAGGAGCAATTGCGGCGGCGGCGATAGCGTTACTAGCGCTTCAAGCAAGGCAACCGGAAGTGGCCCTTCTTTCTGCCGCTGGATGTGGCGCAGCGGTCGGGTTTCTTAAGCACAATTATAATCCGGCCAAGATTTTTATGGGAACCGGCGGGTCGCAATTTCTCGGATTCCTGCTAGCGGGTCTTGCGATCATTGGAACCTATAAAACCATTACAGTGGTCGTAATGGCGGTATCCCTTCTCGTTTTCGGCCTACCTTTGATAGATGCGTTCGTGGTCGTCCTGAGAAGATTACGTAGCGGCCAACCGATCTATAAAGCCGATAAACGCCACCTTCACCATCAACTCCTCGACATTGGACTAAATCAGCGTCAAGCCGTCTTGATCCTCTACGCCGTTGCCATCGCCCTCGGCATTACCGCTGTCTTGATATTTAAATTTGCCCGAGCGCATTAA
- a CDS encoding cytidine/deoxycytidylate deaminase family protein, producing the protein MNRPSWDEYFMQIAHVVATRATCERRMVGAVIVRDRRILNTGYNGSPHGLPHCTEVGCKIQDGHCIRTLHAEQNAIVQSALNGVSTRGASIYVTCQPCNICAKMIINAGIERVIFEGDYPDPFARELFAQAKVELIRFTVSGAELLE; encoded by the coding sequence ATGAACAGGCCTAGTTGGGACGAATATTTTATGCAAATTGCCCACGTCGTAGCTACTCGCGCAACTTGTGAGCGGCGAATGGTGGGGGCAGTGATTGTGCGCGATAGACGTATTCTTAATACGGGCTATAATGGTTCGCCGCATGGGTTGCCTCACTGCACAGAAGTAGGATGCAAAATCCAGGATGGACACTGCATTCGAACGCTGCACGCCGAGCAAAACGCTATCGTTCAATCAGCTTTGAATGGCGTTTCTACCAGAGGGGCAAGCATTTATGTCACCTGCCAACCCTGCAACATCTGTGCAAAGATGATTATTAACGCAGGCATTGAGCGCGTCATCTTTGAAGGGGATTATCCGGATCCGTTCGCGCGGGAGCTGTTTGCACAAGCGAAGGTTGAACTCATTCGCTTCACCGTTTCCGGCGCCGAGCTGCTGGAGTAG